The following are encoded together in the Thalassolituus oleivorans MIL-1 genome:
- a CDS encoding DASH family cryptochrome, translating into MQILWLRNDLRLHDHPGFYLARAKNEPLSIIYIMPKEWLDIDAQGMTRLGAAKARFLRSSLIDLHRTLDEHTFDLTILFGDPVELLQKIYLEQAFTLITASAQAPEEAGWLARIAELGIQIECYEPYTLFSPAQMTDFLSHWPTTFSQFRRTIEKHPQQFKVAEDIKALPLKLRDTVLPIWAPAQWPEEHSDTGIQLKRNGGERSGKQHLKDYLWENKSIQHYKATRNALIGDYFSSQLSPYLAWGCLSPRHIWHQILQYEAAYQADEHSQWLKLELLWREYFHWSMRHHGDRLFQKNGLRTDTVTPKKIPEHIVQKHWQAWCAASTGIPMIDAGLVELRTTGFVSNRLRQNMASYFIHQLQLDWRWGARWFEQHLIDFDVASNWGNWAYLAGVGHDARPQRQFNINKQLQEYDPELQHIQHWLPELSQQSLDDILNHQTKTKLIPYYPSPVVATRSISITPQT; encoded by the coding sequence ATGCAAATATTATGGCTACGTAACGATTTACGCTTGCACGATCATCCCGGCTTTTACCTCGCGCGAGCCAAAAATGAGCCGTTAAGCATTATTTATATTATGCCCAAAGAATGGCTGGATATAGATGCTCAAGGCATGACAAGACTAGGCGCGGCAAAAGCTCGTTTTTTACGCAGCAGCTTAATCGATTTACACCGCACTCTCGATGAGCACACATTTGATTTAACTATTCTATTTGGCGATCCGGTTGAGCTACTGCAAAAAATATATCTAGAGCAAGCATTTACTTTAATTACGGCTTCCGCCCAAGCGCCAGAAGAAGCCGGCTGGCTAGCACGTATCGCAGAGCTTGGCATCCAGATTGAGTGCTATGAACCCTACACACTGTTCTCACCTGCGCAAATGACGGACTTTCTAAGTCACTGGCCGACAACTTTTAGTCAATTTCGAAGAACGATAGAAAAGCATCCGCAGCAGTTTAAAGTGGCCGAAGATATCAAGGCGCTCCCCCTAAAACTTCGAGATACTGTGCTGCCTATATGGGCACCCGCGCAATGGCCTGAAGAACACAGCGATACGGGTATTCAACTAAAACGAAATGGCGGCGAACGCAGTGGTAAGCAGCATTTAAAAGACTACCTATGGGAAAATAAATCAATTCAGCACTATAAAGCCACTCGTAATGCACTTATTGGCGATTACTTTAGCAGCCAGTTAAGTCCATATTTAGCATGGGGATGCCTATCACCTAGGCATATTTGGCATCAAATTCTACAATACGAAGCGGCCTACCAAGCCGATGAACATAGCCAGTGGCTAAAGTTAGAACTGCTGTGGCGTGAATATTTTCATTGGTCGATGCGTCACCATGGCGACCGCTTGTTTCAAAAAAATGGCTTACGCACTGACACGGTAACCCCTAAAAAAATACCCGAGCATATAGTACAAAAACATTGGCAAGCTTGGTGTGCGGCAAGTACAGGCATTCCTATGATTGACGCTGGGCTCGTTGAATTACGCACAACTGGTTTTGTCTCGAATCGTTTACGCCAGAATATGGCGAGTTACTTTATTCACCAATTACAACTTGATTGGCGCTGGGGAGCGCGTTGGTTTGAACAGCATCTTATTGATTTTGATGTCGCTAGCAACTGGGGGAATTGGGCGTACCTAGCCGGTGTTGGCCACGATGCAAGACCGCAACGCCAATTTAATATCAATAAGCAACTGCAAGAATATGACCCCGAGCTGCAGCATATTCAACACTGGCTACCCGAGCTATCGCAACAGTCGTTAGACGATATTCTTAACCATCAAACAAAAACGAAACTCATACCTTATTACCCTAGCCCTGTCGTGGCGACTCGTTCTATTTCAATAACGCCACAGACTTAA
- a CDS encoding cryptochrome/photolyase family protein, translating into MRIGLILGDQLTHSLASLRVLDPTCDRILMAEVAAEASYVPHHPQKIALIFSAMRHFAAELRNQGWQVDYHEYDAQSSCSTLLSVVQSYATEFSASAIITTECGEYRLQHAISNAWQQQLGIPVECYIDDRFICSQAEFAQWAQGRKQLRMEYFYRDMRRKTGLLMQGDKPEGGDWNYDADNRKRWNGDPSLPDPIAFARDDIDKAVIKLVTEEFSHHPGNIDTFEWATTRQQALEALAHFVRFRLPYFGDYQDAMAKDQHQLFHSLLSPYINCGLLLPLEVCQAALKAYEDNHVPLNAAEGFIRQIIGWREYVRGIYWLNMPQYAHLNKLGNTRDLPRYYWDGDTKMACMSDAFKTTFNHAYAHHIQRLMVTGNFALIAGIKPEDVCDWYLAVYADAYDWVELPNTLGMVMHADGGYLGSKPYAASGNYIHKMSNYCSGCHYSIKTSTEHDSCPFNSLYWHFIQRHKEQFNGNPRMTMIYRSFEKMDSGKQQAILNRAEYLLSHIDEL; encoded by the coding sequence ATGCGTATCGGCCTTATTCTTGGTGACCAACTAACACACTCGCTGGCCAGTCTGCGCGTGCTTGATCCTACCTGTGACCGTATCCTCATGGCGGAAGTCGCAGCGGAGGCCAGCTATGTGCCGCATCATCCGCAAAAAATTGCACTCATTTTCAGTGCTATGCGCCACTTCGCTGCAGAATTACGCAACCAAGGTTGGCAAGTCGACTACCACGAGTACGACGCGCAGTCATCCTGCTCTACCTTGCTTAGCGTGGTGCAATCGTACGCCACAGAATTTAGTGCAAGCGCCATTATCACCACCGAATGCGGTGAATACCGCCTACAACACGCTATAAGTAATGCTTGGCAACAACAATTAGGCATCCCGGTAGAATGTTATATTGATGATCGCTTCATTTGCTCTCAGGCAGAATTCGCACAGTGGGCACAGGGTCGTAAGCAGTTACGGATGGAATATTTCTATCGCGACATGCGCCGTAAAACAGGCTTGCTCATGCAAGGCGATAAGCCGGAAGGCGGTGACTGGAATTACGACGCCGACAATCGCAAGCGCTGGAATGGTGATCCCTCGTTACCCGACCCAATAGCATTCGCTCGGGACGACATCGATAAAGCGGTGATCAAACTCGTAACTGAGGAGTTCTCCCATCACCCCGGCAACATAGATACCTTTGAGTGGGCAACGACTCGCCAGCAAGCACTCGAAGCATTAGCGCATTTTGTGCGTTTTCGCTTACCGTATTTTGGTGACTATCAAGATGCCATGGCGAAAGATCAACACCAGCTATTCCACAGTTTGCTATCACCCTATATCAACTGTGGTTTGTTGCTGCCATTGGAAGTATGCCAAGCCGCGCTAAAAGCCTACGAAGACAATCATGTACCACTGAACGCGGCAGAAGGGTTTATTCGCCAAATTATTGGCTGGCGCGAATATGTTCGCGGTATTTACTGGCTAAATATGCCCCAGTACGCGCACTTAAATAAACTCGGTAATACGCGCGATTTACCACGCTATTATTGGGATGGTGATACCAAAATGGCGTGCATGAGCGATGCCTTCAAGACCACATTTAACCATGCGTATGCCCATCATATTCAGCGTTTAATGGTAACCGGTAATTTCGCACTTATTGCAGGGATCAAACCAGAAGACGTTTGTGACTGGTATTTAGCAGTATATGCCGATGCCTACGATTGGGTAGAGCTACCCAACACATTGGGAATGGTAATGCATGCAGACGGCGGCTACTTAGGCAGTAAGCCTTATGCGGCTTCAGGTAATTATATTCATAAAATGTCGAACTACTGTAGCGGCTGTCACTACTCGATAAAAACGTCGACAGAGCACGATAGCTGCCCGTTTAACAGCTTGTACTGGCATTTCATTCAACGCCATAAAGAGCAATTTAATGGCAATCCGCGCATGACCATGATTTATCGTAGCTTTGAGAAAATGGACTCGGGAAAACAGCAGGCAATACTCAATCGCGCAGAATACCTTCTCAGCCATATAGACGAACTTTAA
- a CDS encoding acyl-CoA thioesterase, with the protein MTTETKPLKRSDYREFYPIVTRWMDNDIYGHVNNVTYYSYFDSAVNRYLIEHGGLNIHDAPIVGFVVNSHCNYLAPIAYPDAIDVGLRVNKLGNSSVTYGVAIFKQGDEQACAYGDFIHVFVERAANKAVPIPESIRTALAALVVS; encoded by the coding sequence ATGACTACTGAAACTAAACCGCTTAAACGCAGCGATTATCGTGAGTTTTATCCGATTGTGACGCGCTGGATGGATAATGATATTTATGGTCATGTGAATAATGTGACGTACTATTCCTATTTCGATAGTGCAGTAAATCGTTATTTAATTGAGCATGGTGGATTAAATATTCATGATGCACCAATCGTTGGTTTTGTGGTGAATTCACACTGTAATTACCTAGCACCTATTGCTTATCCTGATGCCATAGACGTTGGCTTGCGAGTTAATAAATTAGGTAATAGTTCGGTCACCTACGGTGTTGCTATTTTTAAGCAAGGAGACGAACAAGCCTGTGCATACGGCGATTTTATTCACGTATTTGTTGAACGTGCGGCTAATAAAGCAGTCCCAATCCCTGAATCCATTCGTACAGCGCTAGCAGCCTTGGTTGTTTCTTAA
- the modC gene encoding molybdenum ABC transporter ATP-binding protein, with amino-acid sequence MDANIRVRIKHTLGHFTLDVDLSLPASGIIAITGPSGSGKTTLLRCIAGLEQAQGDDNCISFADQIWLQGSKQSIKTEQRPLAYVFQESSLLPHLTVAENIDYAAKRSRRRNCEPLGAQARAHIIKLLDITALLAQSPEQLSGGERQRVALARALIANPQVLLLDEPLSALDMERKQEILPYLEEVGKVFSGPILYVSHAMDEIARLADHLVILQAGRVLDEGPLASTLMRVHKPIIWGDDVMSVLQGQVALRDEDFYLTRIDVDGSPFWLRGLDKNLATEQRIQVLARDISVAVAEPGPSSIVNCIVCELESIFPPERGEVLLRLRLPRSEQRLLASITAKSLQQLALIEGQTLWAQIKSVALLK; translated from the coding sequence TTGGACGCTAATATTCGTGTGCGCATAAAACACACCTTAGGTCATTTTACATTGGATGTAGATCTGAGCTTACCGGCCTCGGGAATTATTGCGATTACTGGGCCATCGGGTTCTGGTAAAACAACCTTATTACGCTGTATTGCCGGTTTAGAGCAGGCCCAAGGTGACGATAATTGTATCTCCTTCGCTGATCAAATATGGCTGCAAGGTTCTAAACAGAGTATCAAAACTGAACAGCGACCGCTGGCTTATGTTTTTCAAGAGTCGAGCTTACTGCCGCATTTAACCGTTGCTGAAAACATAGATTACGCCGCTAAACGCAGTCGTCGTCGTAACTGCGAACCGTTGGGTGCGCAAGCGCGAGCTCATATTATTAAGTTATTGGATATAACCGCATTATTAGCGCAATCTCCTGAGCAATTATCGGGTGGTGAACGTCAGCGAGTCGCCTTAGCTCGAGCATTAATTGCCAATCCGCAGGTGCTATTACTCGACGAGCCATTATCAGCCCTCGATATGGAACGTAAGCAAGAAATTCTGCCGTATTTAGAGGAAGTCGGTAAGGTATTTTCAGGACCTATTTTATATGTCAGTCATGCCATGGATGAAATAGCGCGACTGGCGGATCACCTTGTGATTTTGCAAGCCGGTCGGGTTTTAGATGAAGGCCCATTAGCATCAACTTTAATGCGAGTTCATAAGCCTATTATTTGGGGCGATGATGTTATGAGCGTATTGCAAGGGCAAGTTGCACTGCGCGACGAAGATTTTTATCTAACCCGTATTGACGTTGATGGCTCTCCTTTTTGGTTACGTGGTTTAGATAAAAATTTAGCAACCGAACAGCGTATTCAGGTTCTGGCGCGGGATATCAGTGTCGCTGTAGCCGAACCTGGGCCGAGTAGCATCGTTAATTGCATTGTTTGTGAGCTAGAAAGTATTTTCCCACCCGAGCGCGGTGAAGTGCTTTTGCGTTTACGTTTACCGCGCAGCGAGCAGCGCCTACTGGCGAGCATTACGGCTAAATCCTTACAGCAACTTGCACTCATTGAAGGCCAAACGCTATGGGCACAAATTAAGTCTGTGGCGTTATTGAAATAG
- a CDS encoding 3-hydroxyacyl-CoA dehydrogenase, translating to MTQNFQAATVEQVAVIGAGTMGRGIAISFANAGINVTLLDLNDDVRAQAMDYIGKIYAQMVERERITQEQMDARLACFSDTGSYADIAHVQLVVEAVYENLALKQTIFRELDRVVNADAILATNTSYLDIDAIAAETSRPEKVLGMHFFSPAHIMKLLEIVRGAKTDPAVLDLVEALGARIGKVAVVAGNCHGFIGNRMLEPYVFQSRRLLLEGALPQQVDQALEAFGMAMGPFRMYDVVGIDLEWRSRQMAEVKFEQGSADELNVRVDDRLCEMERFGQKNGKGYYRYEAGSRQALRDEDVEALVISTSIEAGFERRSISDNEIVERCLLGLINEGARILQEGIASSSADIDKVYLNGYGFPAERGGPMAYADERGIANVYNALKALEAEHGEFFKPAALLQRLAEQQRCFADVNSSDINTESK from the coding sequence ATGACCCAGAATTTTCAAGCCGCCACAGTCGAACAAGTTGCGGTAATTGGTGCCGGTACCATGGGGCGCGGTATTGCCATATCTTTCGCTAACGCCGGCATTAACGTAACGCTCCTCGACTTGAATGACGATGTGCGTGCCCAAGCAATGGATTATATCGGTAAGATTTACGCACAAATGGTTGAGCGTGAACGCATCACCCAAGAACAGATGGATGCGCGCTTGGCGTGCTTCAGTGATACCGGCAGCTATGCGGATATCGCTCATGTGCAATTAGTGGTTGAAGCCGTGTATGAAAACTTGGCTCTGAAGCAAACTATTTTTCGTGAGCTCGATCGCGTGGTAAATGCCGACGCCATCTTGGCGACCAATACCTCCTACCTTGATATTGATGCCATCGCGGCCGAGACCTCGCGTCCAGAAAAAGTGTTGGGTATGCATTTCTTCAGCCCTGCTCACATCATGAAACTACTGGAAATTGTGCGCGGTGCTAAAACCGATCCTGCCGTATTAGATTTAGTGGAAGCTCTGGGGGCTCGTATCGGTAAAGTGGCCGTCGTGGCTGGCAACTGTCATGGGTTTATCGGTAATCGTATGTTGGAACCGTATGTCTTCCAATCTCGGCGCTTATTGCTTGAAGGTGCGTTGCCGCAGCAAGTCGATCAGGCGCTAGAGGCGTTTGGTATGGCCATGGGGCCCTTCCGTATGTACGACGTTGTTGGTATCGACTTGGAGTGGCGTTCGCGCCAAATGGCCGAAGTGAAGTTCGAGCAAGGTTCCGCTGACGAGTTAAACGTCCGTGTTGATGATCGTTTATGTGAGATGGAGCGCTTTGGCCAAAAGAATGGCAAAGGTTACTACCGCTATGAAGCTGGCAGTCGCCAAGCCTTGCGTGATGAAGACGTTGAGGCTCTGGTGATCAGCACCTCAATTGAAGCGGGTTTTGAGCGTCGCAGTATTAGCGACAATGAAATTGTAGAGCGTTGCCTCTTAGGCTTAATTAACGAAGGTGCGCGTATTTTGCAGGAAGGCATTGCTAGCAGCAGTGCAGATATCGACAAGGTATATCTTAATGGCTACGGCTTCCCAGCGGAGCGCGGTGGTCCTATGGCATACGCCGATGAACGTGGTATTGCCAATGTGTATAACGCATTAAAAGCATTGGAAGCTGAGCATGGTGAATTCTTTAAACCGGCCGCTTTGCTACAACGGCTTGCAGAACAACAGCGTTGCTTCGCCGATGTGAATTCTTCTGACATAAATACGGAGAGCAAATAA
- a CDS encoding acyl-CoA dehydrogenase C-terminal domain-containing protein: MTAFKAPLRDMRFALHEVLDVSSHYAAIGRSDLNAELVDAVLEEGGRFTAGVLAPLNRSGDEEGVTFNNGEVKTPDGFPEAYRQFCENGWASMTGPEEYGGQGLPVSMAAPFHEMMMAANLSFRVYSGLTEGAVLALTKHGSEALKDEYLPKLVSGEWLGTMCLTEPHAGTDLALLRTKAEPQADGSYAVSGTKIFISGGEQDMSSNIIHLVLARLPDAPAGVKGISLFLVPKFLPTEAGEPGERNPAVCGSVEHKMGIKAAATCVMNFDSAKGWLIGDENKGLACMFTMMNDARFQVGLQGLGIGEMAYQGAVEYALERLQSRALSGPQHPELAADPIIVHPDVRRMLLTQKTLVEGCRVLAYDAALALDIEHFHDDAAERKLAGTRAALLIPIVKSFLTDMSAEAANIGMQVYGGHGFIREWGMEQLVRDGRITQIYEGTNGIQSLDLLRRKVMGDQGAELTRLQDEIDAFCQQQESNVALASLLTPLLSVNAHWRSLAADIMQRSAQNPEEIGGCATDFMQFSAYALLAYAWARMATVAAKRAQENPEDVEFYQAKIASARFYAERILPRADMHRQVLKTPLDSLFGLTAEQFVR, from the coding sequence ATGACAGCATTTAAAGCCCCATTGCGTGATATGCGTTTTGCCCTGCACGAAGTGCTGGATGTTTCTTCGCACTATGCCGCCATTGGCCGTAGTGATTTAAACGCAGAATTGGTTGATGCCGTATTGGAAGAAGGCGGGCGCTTTACCGCTGGCGTTTTAGCTCCGTTAAATCGTTCTGGCGATGAAGAAGGTGTGACGTTTAATAATGGTGAAGTAAAAACCCCTGATGGTTTTCCTGAAGCTTATCGCCAGTTTTGCGAGAATGGCTGGGCCTCAATGACAGGGCCAGAAGAATACGGTGGTCAGGGTCTACCTGTGTCGATGGCTGCGCCCTTTCACGAAATGATGATGGCCGCCAACTTGTCGTTCCGTGTTTATTCGGGTCTGACCGAAGGCGCTGTATTAGCGCTAACAAAGCACGGCAGTGAAGCATTAAAGGATGAGTACTTACCGAAACTTGTGTCGGGCGAGTGGTTGGGCACTATGTGTTTAACCGAACCTCACGCCGGTACTGATTTAGCCCTACTGCGAACCAAAGCTGAACCGCAAGCGGATGGCAGTTATGCGGTGAGTGGTACTAAGATTTTTATTAGCGGCGGCGAACAGGATATGTCGTCGAATATTATTCACTTGGTATTGGCTCGTCTGCCCGATGCACCCGCCGGTGTAAAAGGGATTAGTTTATTTTTAGTGCCTAAATTTTTACCAACCGAAGCGGGCGAACCGGGTGAGCGTAACCCGGCGGTGTGTGGCTCGGTTGAACATAAAATGGGCATTAAAGCCGCCGCTACTTGTGTGATGAATTTCGATAGCGCGAAAGGCTGGTTGATTGGTGACGAAAATAAAGGCTTAGCCTGTATGTTCACTATGATGAATGACGCGCGCTTTCAGGTAGGCTTACAAGGCCTTGGTATCGGCGAAATGGCGTATCAAGGGGCGGTAGAATACGCTCTTGAGCGCTTGCAGTCGCGTGCCTTAAGCGGCCCGCAGCATCCAGAATTAGCCGCCGATCCTATTATTGTTCATCCTGATGTTCGCCGTATGTTACTCACGCAAAAAACCTTAGTAGAAGGCTGCCGTGTATTAGCGTATGACGCTGCTTTGGCTTTGGATATTGAACATTTTCACGACGATGCTGCAGAACGTAAATTAGCCGGTACTCGTGCTGCCTTGCTGATACCTATTGTTAAATCCTTTTTAACTGACATGAGTGCCGAAGCCGCTAATATCGGTATGCAGGTATACGGTGGGCATGGCTTTATTCGCGAATGGGGTATGGAGCAATTAGTGCGTGATGGCCGTATTACCCAAATTTACGAAGGCACCAACGGCATTCAGTCGCTGGATTTATTACGTCGTAAAGTGATGGGTGATCAAGGCGCAGAATTGACGCGCTTGCAGGATGAAATTGATGCTTTCTGTCAGCAACAGGAGAGTAATGTGGCGCTAGCCAGCTTGTTAACTCCTTTGCTATCCGTCAATGCTCATTGGCGCTCATTGGCCGCGGATATTATGCAACGCTCAGCTCAAAATCCCGAAGAAATTGGCGGTTGTGCTACTGATTTTATGCAATTTTCTGCGTATGCACTGCTAGCCTATGCATGGGCGAGAATGGCAACCGTGGCGGCGAAACGTGCGCAAGAAAACCCAGAAGATGTGGAATTTTATCAGGCTAAAATTGCCTCAGCACGTTTTTATGCCGAGCGTATTTTACCGCGTGCTGATATGCATCGTCAGGTATTGAAAACACCGCTTGATAGTCTATTTGGCTTAACCGCTGAGCAATTTGTACGTTAA
- a CDS encoding DUF2256 domain-containing protein codes for MTHHKLLLPKKDCAHCQQPFCWRRKWARSWDEVKYCSERCKRSAKSTLHKAAITPPNLCAAAQVEEEF; via the coding sequence ATGACTCATCATAAACTTCTGTTACCCAAAAAAGATTGCGCGCACTGCCAACAACCCTTTTGCTGGCGACGTAAATGGGCACGCAGCTGGGACGAAGTAAAATATTGTAGCGAGCGCTGTAAACGCAGCGCGAAGAGTACTTTGCACAAAGCTGCTATCACACCACCTAATCTATGCGCTGCCGCTCAGGTTGAGGAGGAATTTTAA
- a CDS encoding aldehyde dehydrogenase family protein: MQKIYPYYLANEAVYANTDLKVTDKYSGEVACEVALATPDVLDQAITAAVAATEAMRKMTVYERQAVLEHCVKRFTERKDELAHALCIEAGKPINDAIGEVTRLIDTFKIAAEETPRMLGETLPLDISPRAKGYRGMTQRVPIGPCAFISPFNFPLNLAAHKVAPAIATGCPFVLKPASMTPVGALLIGEILAETNLPKGAFSILPCRRDSADLLTEDDRLKLLSFTGSPDVGWKLKARAGKKPVILELGGNAACVVDKDWDLDDAVARVIIGAFYQSGQSCIGVQRLFVHSDVYATFKEKLVAKTKALKSGDPKDKETFIGPMISEGEAKRLHGWIESAIDKGATLLCGGQRNGNMLQATLLENVDANCELSAEEAFGPVAILEPFDDFDAVLKRVNDSRFGLQAGIFTRDLYKAQQAWDELEVGGVVIGDVPSWRVDHMPYGGVKDSGLGREGIRWAMEDMTELRLMVIRTPQ, from the coding sequence ATGCAAAAGATCTATCCGTACTATTTAGCGAATGAAGCGGTTTATGCTAATACCGATTTAAAAGTCACCGATAAATATAGTGGTGAAGTTGCCTGTGAAGTTGCATTGGCAACGCCAGATGTTCTCGATCAGGCTATTACAGCCGCAGTTGCCGCTACCGAAGCTATGCGCAAAATGACGGTATATGAACGTCAAGCGGTACTCGAACATTGCGTAAAACGTTTTACCGAACGCAAAGACGAGCTAGCACATGCCTTGTGTATCGAAGCGGGTAAGCCTATCAATGACGCTATTGGTGAAGTCACTCGTTTAATCGACACCTTCAAAATTGCGGCTGAAGAAACGCCGCGCATGTTAGGTGAGACGCTGCCGCTGGATATTAGTCCTCGGGCTAAAGGCTATCGTGGTATGACCCAGCGAGTGCCCATTGGGCCTTGTGCATTTATTAGCCCATTTAACTTCCCACTTAATTTGGCGGCACATAAGGTTGCACCTGCTATTGCGACGGGTTGTCCGTTTGTTTTAAAGCCAGCCAGTATGACGCCAGTAGGCGCCTTGTTAATTGGCGAAATTCTAGCGGAAACGAATTTACCTAAAGGCGCATTCTCTATTCTGCCGTGTCGTCGTGACAGTGCGGATTTGTTAACCGAAGACGACCGTTTAAAGTTATTAAGCTTTACGGGCTCGCCAGATGTGGGTTGGAAGCTGAAAGCTCGTGCTGGTAAAAAGCCTGTTATTTTAGAGCTTGGTGGTAATGCGGCCTGTGTTGTTGATAAGGACTGGGATCTGGATGATGCCGTTGCTCGCGTCATTATCGGTGCGTTTTATCAGTCGGGTCAGAGCTGTATTGGAGTTCAACGCTTATTTGTCCATAGTGACGTTTACGCTACTTTTAAAGAAAAGCTAGTGGCGAAAACTAAAGCGCTTAAGAGCGGAGATCCTAAAGATAAAGAAACTTTTATCGGCCCTATGATCAGTGAAGGCGAAGCTAAGCGTTTGCATGGCTGGATTGAGTCGGCAATAGATAAGGGCGCAACCTTGCTTTGCGGTGGTCAGCGCAATGGCAATATGTTGCAAGCGACGCTGTTAGAAAATGTTGATGCTAATTGCGAGCTGAGCGCAGAAGAAGCGTTTGGCCCAGTGGCCATATTAGAACCGTTTGATGATTTTGATGCGGTATTAAAACGTGTTAACGACAGTCGCTTTGGTTTGCAGGCTGGTATTTTTACTCGTGATTTATACAAGGCTCAGCAAGCTTGGGATGAGCTTGAGGTGGGTGGCGTAGTGATCGGCGATGTACCAAGCTGGCGGGTTGATCACATGCCGTATGGCGGCGTTAAAGACTCAGGTCTGGGTCGCGAGGGTATTCGTTGGGCAATGGAAGATATGACCGAATTGCGTTTGATGGTGATTCGCACTCCGCAATAA
- a CDS encoding iron-containing alcohol dehydrogenase, which produces MTNFTFSTTRTIINEAGAARRLATICEEQGARSVMLVTDEGIIGAGLLERILPSFQQSALQLTVFKDVEADPSDTTVMAATEAARRANVDYVVGFGGGSSMDVAKLVALLAHPQCKQPLSDMYGVGNARGVRLPLLQVPTTAGTGSEVTPIAIVTTGATTKAGVVSAVLQPDIALLDAELTTGLPPHVTAATGIDAMVHAIEAYTSAVKKNPVSDLLAKEALRLLSSNLMVAVKDGNNIQARSNMLLGALYAGQAFANAPVAAVHALAYPLGGHFHIPHGLSNSLVLPHVMRFNAPKAAQLYAELAPVVMGDAANVGSNEEKTAALITWLEQQTINTGLPTRLRDCGIREDAVAMLASEAMLQTRLLGNNPREVTEADALAIYQAAY; this is translated from the coding sequence ATGACCAATTTTACCTTTTCAACGACCCGAACCATTATTAACGAAGCAGGCGCAGCTCGTCGTTTAGCGACGATCTGCGAAGAGCAGGGCGCGCGCAGTGTGATGTTGGTAACCGATGAGGGCATTATCGGTGCTGGTTTGTTGGAACGTATTCTCCCGAGTTTTCAGCAATCTGCTCTACAGTTAACCGTCTTTAAAGATGTGGAAGCTGATCCGTCAGATACAACTGTTATGGCCGCTACAGAGGCAGCTCGTCGCGCTAACGTCGATTATGTTGTAGGTTTTGGCGGTGGTAGTTCTATGGATGTCGCTAAGCTGGTGGCTTTACTTGCTCATCCGCAATGCAAACAACCATTATCTGACATGTACGGCGTGGGTAATGCTCGTGGTGTACGCCTGCCGTTATTGCAAGTTCCAACAACGGCGGGTACTGGTTCAGAAGTCACGCCAATTGCGATTGTCACTACGGGCGCAACGACAAAAGCCGGTGTGGTATCAGCCGTATTGCAACCGGATATTGCGTTACTTGATGCGGAATTAACCACAGGTCTGCCGCCACATGTGACAGCAGCCACGGGCATTGATGCCATGGTGCATGCCATTGAGGCCTATACTTCGGCGGTGAAGAAAAACCCAGTATCTGATTTGCTTGCGAAAGAAGCATTACGTCTACTTTCTAGCAATTTAATGGTGGCAGTTAAAGACGGCAATAATATTCAAGCGCGTAGCAATATGCTGTTAGGCGCGTTGTACGCTGGCCAAGCCTTTGCCAATGCGCCGGTTGCTGCGGTACATGCCTTAGCCTATCCGTTAGGTGGACACTTTCATATTCCGCATGGTTTAAGTAACTCGCTGGTTTTGCCTCATGTTATGCGCTTTAACGCGCCTAAAGCTGCGCAGTTGTATGCAGAATTAGCCCCGGTTGTTATGGGCGACGCAGCCAATGTTGGCAGCAATGAAGAAAAAACCGCAGCACTTATTACTTGGTTAGAGCAGCAGACCATCAATACCGGATTACCAACGCGATTGCGGGACTGTGGTATTCGTGAAGACGCGGTTGCTATGCTTGCCAGTGAAGCCATGTTGCAAACTCGGTTGTTAGGGAATAACCCGCGTGAAGTTACCGAGGCCGATGCGTTAGCGATTTATCAAGCAGCGTACTAA